The sequence CCGCGATCTCGTCGCGGCCGTCGCCGTCGAAGTCGCCGACCGCGAGCACCGCCCCGAACTGGTCGGTCTCCTTCGCGCTCTGCCCGACCCAGCCGCCGTCCTGGCCGATGATCCGCGGCCCGCGTCCCCTGAGGCCGTACAGCCCGACGCCGCCCCCGCCCAGACCCGGGACGCCGATCACCAGTTCGTCGTCCCCGTCGCCGTCCAGGTCGGCGGCGGCGAGCGCGGCGCCGAACCGGTCGGGGCCACGCCTGCCGCCCAGATCCCCGGCGTCGATCATCTTGCCGGCGCGCAGACCGTCCGCGGAGCCGTGGAAGAGCTGCACGGCGCCGTCGCCGTCGGCGCCCGGCCGGGAGCGGTCCTCCTCGGAGACGCCCACGGCGAGGTCGGCGCAGTGGTCGCCGTCGAAGTCCCCGGCAGCCAGCGCCGAGCCGAACGCGTCCCCGGTCTCCGCCTCGCCTGGCACGCCGGGGCTGTCCTGGGTGAGCCGTTTCTCGGCGTGCGCGCCGTACAGGACGGTGACGGACCCGGCGCGGGCGTGACCGCCGACGGTGGCGTACGGCGCGGCGGCCGCGAGATCGGCGCGGCTGTCGCCGTCGAAGTCGGAGGGGACGCCGGAGCAGGTCCCGGCGGGGGAGGCGGGGAGGGCGGGGGAGGCGGGGAGGAGGAGGGCGGAGGCGAGGACGGCGGAGGCGAGGAGCGAGGCTCTCATACGGGGAATGGTCTCCGGGAATTCGGACACTCCGCCCACCGGGATGTGAAATCCGCATGACCAGCTCGGGTAAAGAACATGCCGGGCCGGAATCGACGGCGTACGGAGCCCGGCTCCCACCCTCCGGCGGCCCCTCCGGAGGCGGCGGGTCACAGACCGGCCCGCAGCCGTCCGGTCACAGGCCCGCGGTCAGGGTTCATCCGGTCACAGGCCCGAGGTCAGGGCCGTCCGGTCACAGGCCCGAGGTCAGGGTCATCCGGTCACAGGCCCGAGGTCAGGGCCGTCCGGTCACAGGCCCGCCGCCAGGTTGCGCGCGAGCCTGCCCGCGGCGGCGCCGGCGGCCTCGACCTCGGTGAAGTGGCTCAGGAACGCGTGCTGCAGGCAGGCTCCGAGCAGCAGCGCGGCGACCGCCTCCGGGTCGGCGTCCGGCCGGACGCGGCCCAGGGCCTGCTCGGCACGGAGATAGGCGGCCAGCCCGAGATTGACGGTCTGCGGTCCCGCGCTCCGCTCCCGCATCGCCGTACGGTAGCCGTCCAGCAGCCGCAGCTCGGAGAAGATCGACGCGGCGATGGGGAAGCTCTCGTCGTAGAAGATGATCGCGGCGTGCGCCACCCTCTCCAGATTGCCCGCGACCGTGTTCCGGCCCGCCTCGCCCGCCAGGGTGGCCAGGAGGCGGGGGAGATCGCCGGGCAGGCGCTCCTGCAGCACCGCAAGGAAGAGGTCCTCCTTGGCGCGGAAGTGCTTGTACAGCAGGGCCTCGGAGCAGCCCGCCGTCCTGGCGATCTCCTTGGTGGTGGCGCGGGCGAGCCCCTGGGTCCGCATGACCTGTGCGGCGGCGTCGACGATCCGCTCCCTGGTGCTCCGCACGGCCGCCTCCCGTTTGACAGTGAGTGAGTACTCACTAACCATAGAGGTGAGTGAACACTCACCCCAGTGCGGCGGGACCCGGCAGAGGACAGGAGCGATTGCGATGAGGCTGACGGTCTTCGGGGCGAGCGGCGGAACGGGCACCCAGCTGGTCCGGCAGGCACTCGGCGCCGGGCACGAGGTGACCGCCGTGGCACGCCGGTCGTCGCGGCTGTCCTTCGACGAGCACCCCCTGCTGAGCGTGATCCGCGCCGACGTGCGCTCCCCGGACGCCATCGGCCCCGCAGTCGCGGGCCGGGACGCGGTCCTGTCGGCGCTCGGCTCCGGCAGCGCGCGGACCCCCACCGACGTCTGCGCCGCCGGCGTCCGGAGCATCGTGCGGGCCATGGCCGACACGGGGACGCGGCGGCTGGTCGCGGTCAGCGCCAGCGGCGCGTTCATCGACGACGGCGACGGACCGGTCACCCGGCTGATCGTCAAGCCCCTGCTCCAGCGCGTCCTGCGCCACCCGTT comes from Streptosporangium roseum DSM 43021 and encodes:
- a CDS encoding NAD(P)-dependent oxidoreductase gives rise to the protein MRLTVFGASGGTGTQLVRQALGAGHEVTAVARRSSRLSFDEHPLLSVIRADVRSPDAIGPAVAGRDAVLSALGSGSARTPTDVCAAGVRSIVRAMADTGTRRLVAVSASGAFIDDGDGPVTRLIVKPLLQRVLRHPFADMRAMEEEIRGTGLAWTIVRPPRLIDGPRTGRYRTSLNRNVRGGLTLSRADLADCILSRLDDPAVLSAVVCVGN
- a CDS encoding TetR/AcrR family transcriptional regulator produces the protein MRSTRERIVDAAAQVMRTQGLARATTKEIARTAGCSEALLYKHFRAKEDLFLAVLQERLPGDLPRLLATLAGEAGRNTVAGNLERVAHAAIIFYDESFPIAASIFSELRLLDGYRTAMRERSAGPQTVNLGLAAYLRAEQALGRVRPDADPEAVAALLLGACLQHAFLSHFTEVEAAGAAAGRLARNLAAGL